Genomic segment of Eupeodes corollae chromosome 2, idEupCoro1.1, whole genome shotgun sequence:
aataataaaaaacaagtaatcacttttaaatatgtgaaaaattaataaaacacctATTTTTTCCACTGCAAATTGATGACACGAATTATTCTTACTCGCGTGAATATTTTCAGCGTGCTCTaatcataaaactaaaaaaataaccgTTATGATATTCAAAGATAAATGTCATTTGTAAGCCGTTATAGGGTAACTGCTCATGCACACTTCTTATtttgtccaccactgtatatctcaaaaacagctATTTTTAGTTGatcttagtttaaaaaaaatgttgcctaCTTATGGGTGTTAGGTATACAACTCAGTGATAAATACTTTTTAGAAAATCTTCCACAAAATAGTctgaatcattttttaaaataaattttaaagtatccACAGAAATCTAAACTTCAGCCATTAATTTATTAAGACATTAAGATACATCAAAGaattctaaaaacttaaaattgtaataattctttttttttgttctatttttgtaCCAAATATTTCATCTTGAACATCATCTTGCAGCAAAGCAATACACAATTTCAAAAGCCTTAAACATGCAGTGCTCTTTTTTCTAGTTGTCTTGTTTTGGGTTTCCACTTCTTGCAATTTGTGAAGAAACTTTTAAACTGCAACTTTTTAAAgccaataaataataaaactgtcaaaatgtcccttatttttgtatcttgttcgatagaaaaataaaattcaggctaaaaacaaaaataataagtaagTCATTAATGTGCAtcaaagaacaacaacaaaagaaataaaacttatatatttttttatgttagcTTTTACTTGAAtcaagtaaattttattttacaaccaTTTGCTTTCTTTTTGTTCGCTTTCATATTTCACgccatatttcaaatttttgttttaactaaaaaataaaatagaaattataatttaatttttcttttttttttctttttgttgtataaTTATTCATCTttatcttttcttattttcttgttttttttttcttgttacattattattttatcattatatttttttaaattctataagttacatacatttatatataaaataatttacacactaaaaattacaatttattttctacaaactcttacgatatttatttttaaatataaataaagagttatttgttttgttaatttttttcttcattcatctcatctcatttctttttgttttattatttttatctcaGTTTCAACTTAAgtcttttcaatttaagttaTCAGGTTTAcgtaaattaataacaataattttccaATCACTTCTAAATTCTTAATTatacatattattttgttttaatacataaattaaaaaaagtctttttttttttatataattttgggatacatataaaaataataatgcactataattaaaaaaaacaccgacGGAACATTCtgagtttcaaataaaatatcgttttcaaaaacatcttcaGACATGATTTCCTTTTTTCCTAGGATTCGAgaacgttttttaaaataaaattaaaataaaaaaaaaatattattttgtttctagcGACGATGATGGATCCAGCACCATCTTTTATAGCTGCCAAATATTGAAACATGATTTTATGTAAACAACGGTAGGTGGTAGAAGTCAAACCCTCGATAGCCTTTTGCCGCTAACCAAATATATACTACATGGTATGCTCCCGGAATAAAACATATTAGGCCTGCTACAAAAAACACTACACCTTGAGAGGTTTTTGTTGGATCAAGTACGGCAAAAATTCCCATCACAAAGAGACCAGTTCCAACGATAAGCAGAGTGACAGCTGCTAAAACTGTTCGCCAGTTTTCACGAACTTTCGGATGTCGCCAGCAATATGTGTTTGTTTCGTCTGTTGGGAGATTACCATATTCTTGAATAAGAGAGTCACTATCCCGGGATGTTGTGTCGTCGGCATATTTgtaatttctgaaaataaaaaaacaaaacatatttttaagtctCGTCTTGACATTTCATCTATTTATCTTcctcatttaaaattatgtaattctgccttatttctgtttttgaagAGAAAAGAGAAGTGACATATTGTTCACATTACGACGCTATCACTGAACGCGCTCATTTCTTTATTTGGCAATTTATTGAAGGAtgaagaaaaagttttgaatgttttgGACTGTGTTCACATTgcctttttcaacatttgatcgTATTCCCACTTGATAGTTAAAAATTGagatataaatttgaaaatttaaaaaagaggttggtatgcgacccacactgataacttcccatcccgtttgtcgatttgtcttgcttaaaagtttgtctactcgtatcaatttttggcaaatttgcgtacaattttttgtagattttattttttttatgaaaaaacggattgttggatttttatataaaaattactgaatatcgaaaacaatatttgttgtgaaataaaataagtttgaagccaatatttttaatttttgaaaagctatttgagtcgaaaatcaatttttaccaacttttgttaattttttttaggtttttaattttttgtacaaaaactatcaattcgatttttttcaaaattttactgaatgttaaaaacaatatttcttataagataaaataagtttgaagccaatatttttaatttttgaaaagatatttgagtcgaaaaacagtttttaccaacttttatacattttttttaggtttttattttttgtaaaaaaaactgtttattcgatttttctcaaactttgttctagtgttgaaaacattatttgttataagtaaaaattaataagaagctattatctcaaatttttgaaaagatatttgagtcgaaaattatttttttttgttaaaattttgttttggtttttaattttttgtaaaaaaaactgtgaattcgatttttttcaaaatgttactgaatgttgacaacaatatttgttgacagataaaagtaaattaaagccaatatctcaaagttttgaaaagatatttgagtcgaaaatcaatttttaccaacttttattaattttttttaggtttttattttttgttaaaaaaactgttaattcgatttttctcaacatttttcagaatgttgaaaaaaatatttcttataagataaaataagactaaagcccaaatttcatgtttttgaaaagatatttgaatagatgttcaatttttactaa
This window contains:
- the LOC129944503 gene encoding uncharacterized protein LOC129944503; this translates as MSRNLVNGSSNNSGRNKEKRFSIHDAFEEETDEAIRVYGSTVISTPMRAKTRSIDDVTIRIQDPKNYKYADDTTSRDSDSLIQEYGNLPTDETNTYCWRHPKVRENWRTVLAAVTLLIVGTGLFVMGIFAVLDPTKTSQGVVFFVAGLICFIPGAYHVVYIWLAAKGYRGFDFYHLPLFT